In Bacillus sp. Cs-700, one genomic interval encodes:
- a CDS encoding 3'-5' exonuclease, translated as MSSIGFKLLRYYLYDRLKWQKKIKTDKTLPVYERLYDSLLLYQESSSRYFTVFDLETTGFYPAIGDEVISIGAVKVDLIEGRILEESFYRIVRPIKKVPRFVRQLTGLSIDEIRAGWTFIEAFEEFLSFSKGTTLVAHPVKFDVYFLQNLIQRWGLPDYLPPYLDSEALAKELFPRSNPQLDSLIRKLNIDCHERHHALNDAKMTAELLLVMFHKLDMNDGHDEEIRKRIARDNLVFGRK; from the coding sequence ATGTCGTCCATAGGTTTTAAATTATTGCGTTATTATCTTTATGACCGCTTAAAATGGCAAAAAAAAATAAAAACAGACAAAACGTTACCTGTATATGAACGCTTGTATGATTCATTATTGTTATATCAAGAATCAAGTAGCCGTTATTTTACGGTTTTTGATCTTGAAACAACGGGCTTTTATCCAGCGATTGGAGATGAAGTGATCTCAATTGGAGCAGTTAAAGTTGATCTTATTGAAGGTCGTATTCTTGAAGAGTCTTTTTATCGCATAGTCCGTCCGATTAAGAAAGTTCCGAGATTTGTTCGGCAACTAACCGGCTTATCAATTGATGAAATTCGTGCAGGATGGACGTTTATCGAGGCTTTTGAAGAATTTCTATCCTTTAGTAAAGGAACAACTCTTGTTGCTCATCCTGTTAAATTTGACGTTTATTTTCTGCAAAACCTTATTCAAAGATGGGGATTACCGGACTACTTGCCGCCATATTTAGATTCTGAAGCACTTGCTAAGGAATTATTTCCACGAAGTAATCCTCAGCTTGACTCGTTAATAAGAAAACTTAATATTGATTGTCATGAACGCCACCATGCTCTAAATGACGCCAAAATGACTGCTGAACTTTTATTAGTAATGTTTCACAAGTTGGACATGAACGACGGTCATGATGAGGAAATAAGAAAGCGAATTGCGAGGGATAATCTCGTATTTGGTAGGAAATAG